In Carya illinoinensis cultivar Pawnee chromosome 7, C.illinoinensisPawnee_v1, whole genome shotgun sequence, the following are encoded in one genomic region:
- the LOC122317408 gene encoding uncharacterized protein LOC122317408 encodes MKYWKRCRENEERRVRQNANTYSEAEAHNKAYRRVATRQRLANLMAPQCLASKCSTANIALAIAAALFASTAISLYFWRRKCRGLESKVRELEKSLKSSSEKCGAERQGRIRAQQAMRKALAYPKSDNLELSSYPMAPIGVIQSCFSTRNGTPRQPLLVPLARACLVFDPTRVPSASLEGLGEYSHCWIIYVFHLNTDLEKLWKEPSKSKFKAKVRVPRLKGGRMGVFATRSPHRPCPIGLTVAKVEAVEGNMVLLSGVDLVDGTPVVDVKPYLPYCDAIEGATVPKWVTEDNLLEVASVSFSEGFPSILADCWVRTGKKSLYASPEEFQNLIKQVLSWDIRSLSQRNRPYDSHVETRNGKALVSDSDSYQDEEASTPTTDQAFLSFGGIIYHLNLEGLDVSYRINCDGDVIVEKVAISPNIPSSHRNRCNYSSWIDKSR; translated from the exons ATGAAGTATTGGAAGCGTTGTCGGGAAAACGAAGAACGGCGAGTTAGGCAAAACGCAAATACATATTCCGAAGCGGAAGCACACAATAAAGCGTATCGACGAGTTGCTACCCGTCAGAGACTCGCCAATCTCATGGCCCCCCAGTGCCTAGCTTCGAAATGCTCGACAGCTAACATAGCATTAGCCATCGCCGCTGCTCTCTTTGCTTCCACAGCCATCTCTC TCTATTTCTGGAGGAGAAAATGCAGAGGTTTGGAATCCAAGGTACGAGAGCTCGAGAAATCCCTTAAGTCCTCATCGGAGAAATGTGGTGCCGAGAGACAAGGTCGTATTCGGGCTCAGCAG GCAATGAGGAAAGCACTAGCGTATCCTAAATCTGACAATTTGGAGTTGTCTTCTTATCCCATGGCACCCATTGGTGTCATCCAGTCATGCTTCTCTACCAG GAATGGAACACCCAGGCAGCCTTTACTTGTACCCCTTGCTAGAGCATGTCTGGTATTTGATCCCACTCGGGTTCCTTCTGCATCCCTCGAGGGTCTTGGAGAATATTCTCATTGCTGGATTATATATGTGTTTCACTTAAACACAGATCTGGAGAAGTTATGGAAGGAACCATCTAAATCAAAGTTCAAGGCGAAG GTGAGAGTACCAAGATTGAAAGGCGGAAGGATGGGTGTCTTTGCTACACGATCTCCACATCGACCGTGCCCTATTGGGCTCACTGTTGCAAAG GTGGAGGCTGTAGAAGGAAATATGGTACTTCTCTCTGGTGTGGATCTGGTTGATGGGACG CCTGTGGTTGATGTCAAACCTTATCTACCATACTGTGATGCAATCGAAGGAGCAACAGTGCCAAAGTGGGTTACG GAGGACAATTTGTTGGAAGTAGCTTCTGTTAGCTTCTCTGAGGGCTTCCCTTCCATTCTTGCTGACTGTTGGGTTAGAACA GGTAAGAAGTCACTCTATGCTTCCCCGGAAGAGttccaaaatttaataaagcaGGTGCTTTCATGGGATATTCGGTCACTGTCTCAGAGAAATCGACCTTATGATTCCCATGTTGAGACAAGAAATGGCAAAGCGTTGGTTTCCGATTCAGACAGTTACCAAGATGAAGAAGCTTCTACCCCCACGACTGATCaggcttttctttcttttgggggaATAATTTATCATCTGAATTTGGAAGGTCTAGATGTCTCATACAGAATCAATTGCGATGGAGATGTCATTGTTGAGAAAGTCGCCATTTCACCCAACATCCCAAGCAGCCATCGAAACCGTTGCAATTACTCGTCATGGATAGACAAATCTAGGTGA
- the LOC122315794 gene encoding diacylglycerol kinase 4-like encodes MESPSTGETTRIAARASIVDSFKGCGLSGVRIDKEELRRRLLMPQYLRFAVRDSIRSKDPTAGESHFRNRVEENVEPPEAPMVVFINPHSGGRHGPVLKERLQQLISEEQVFVLPDVKPHEFVRYGLKCLEMLADLGDSCAKETREKMRVMVAGGDGTVGWVLGSLGELIEQDREPFPPVGIIPLGTGNDLSRSFGWGGSFPFVWKSAVKRSLHKAISGPVCRLDSWHVLLSMPVGEVVHPPHSLKITDECVLDEGLEVEGDLPEKVTCYEGVLYNYFSIGMDAKVAYGFHHLRNEKPYLAQGPISNKLIYSTYSCTQGWFFTPCSSDPSLRGLRNILRMHVKKVNCSEWEQIPVPSSVRAIVALNLHNYGSGRNPWGNLKPEYLEKRGFVEAHADDGLLEIFGLKQGWHASFVMVELISAKHIAQAAAIRLEVRGGEWKDAYMQMDGEPWEQPLSKDYSTFVEIKRVPFQSLMIGGG; translated from the exons ATGGAGTCTCCGTCAACGGGAGAAACGACGCGGATCGCCGCGAGGGCATCTATAGTAGATTCGTTTAAGGGGTGCGGTCTGTCGGGGGTCCGGATTGACAAGGAGGAGCTCCGTAGGAGGCTCCTGATGCCGCAGTACCTCCGGTTCGCCGTGCGCGACTCCATCCGGTCCAAGGACCCCACCGCCGGCGAGAGCCATTTTCGTAATCGAGTCGAGGAGAACGTTGAGCCTCCCGAAGCGCCGATGGTCGTCTTCATCAATCCCCACAGCGGTGGGCGCCATGGCCCCGTTCTCAAGGAGAGGCTTCAGCAGTTGATTTCCGAAGAACAG GTTTTTGTCCTGCCTGATGTGAAGCCTCATGAGTTTGTACGATATGGGTTAAAATGCTTAGAGATGCTGGCTGATCTTGGTGATTCTTGTGCCAAAGAGACTCGTGAAAAGATGAGGGTTATG GTCGCTGGAGGTGATGGTACAGTTGGTTGGGTGCTGGGAAGTCTTGGAGAACTTATTGAACAGGATAGAGAGCCATTTCCTCCTGTAGGAATCATTCCACTTGGTACTGGGAATGACCTGTCTAGGAGTTTCGGTTGG GGTGGTTCATTTCCTTTTGTATGGAAATCAGCCGTCAAAAGATCTCTCCACAAGGCTATTTCAGGTCCTGTATGCCGTTTGGATAG TTGGCATGTTCTGCTGTCAATGCCAGTTGGCGAAGTTGTTCATCCACCCCACTCGCTGAAGATTACAGATGAGTGTGTGCTTGATGAG GGCTTGGAAGTTGAGGGGGATTTGCCTGAGAAAGTCACTTGCTATGAGGGAGTGCTTTATAATTACTTTAGCATCG GAATGGATGCCAAAGTTGCTTATGGCTTCCACCATTTACGCAATGAAAAACCTTACCTTGCACAAGGTCCAATTTCAAACAAG CTGATCTACTCTACTTACAGTTGCACTCAAGGTTGGTTCTTCACACCTTGCTCGAGCGATCCAAGTTTAAG AGGATTGAGGAATATTTTAAGGATGCATGTCAAAAAGGTCAATTGCTCAGAATGGGAGCAGATTCCAGTTCCCTCAAG TGTAAGGGCAATTGTTGCTTTAAATCTTCATAACTATGGAAGCGGAAGAAATCCATGGGGTAATTTGAAGCCAGAGTATTTGGAAAAG AGAGGCTTTGTTGAGGCCCATGCAGATGATGGTCTACTTGAAATATTTGGTCTAAAGCAAGGATGGCATGCATCATTTGTCATGGTTGAACTCATCTCTGCCAAACACATCGCCCAG GCTGCAGCTATTCGATTGGAAGTTAGAGGTGGAGAGTGGAAAGATGCATATATGCAGATGGATGGGGAGCCATGGGAACAGCCATTGAGCAAGGACTATTCAACGTTTGTGGAAATTAAGAGGGTCCCTTTTCAATCACTTATGATTGGTGGAGGGTGA